The following proteins are co-located in the Myroides profundi genome:
- the leuB gene encoding 3-isopropylmalate dehydrogenase, with protein MTNKYNIAVLSGDGIGPEVIHETIKVLNAAAQTYVFQLQYHEALIGAIAIDETNNPLPQETLAKCKASDAVLFGAIGDPKYDNDPSAKIRPEQGLLALRKELGLYANVRPVKAYQKLINKSPLKENIIQGTDMVIYRELISGIYFGDKSTSADGKSAVDICSYHQEEIESIARLAFKTAKQRNNKVTLIDKANVLETSRLWRKVVKTIAMEFPEVELDFMFVDNAAMQLILNPKQFDVILTENMFGDIISDEASVIGGSIGLLPSASIGEESALFEPIHGSYPQAKGLGIANPIASILSGAMMLEHLGEHEAAEAIEDAVLHCINAGVLTTDLDKTSKFITSDIGDYICNHIRYRTGYRYKDNIPYHKSTII; from the coding sequence ATGACTAATAAATACAATATAGCAGTATTATCAGGAGACGGCATAGGCCCAGAGGTAATCCACGAAACAATAAAAGTATTAAATGCAGCTGCACAGACCTATGTGTTCCAATTACAATATCACGAAGCACTAATCGGAGCTATTGCTATAGATGAAACAAACAATCCTTTGCCACAGGAAACATTAGCTAAATGCAAGGCTTCGGATGCTGTGCTTTTTGGCGCGATTGGGGATCCTAAATACGATAATGATCCGTCTGCGAAGATACGCCCTGAGCAAGGGTTACTTGCTCTTAGAAAAGAATTAGGCCTTTATGCTAATGTGCGCCCTGTAAAAGCGTATCAAAAGCTGATCAATAAAAGCCCTTTAAAAGAAAACATCATTCAGGGAACTGATATGGTAATTTATAGAGAATTAATTAGCGGTATCTACTTCGGAGACAAAAGTACTTCTGCTGACGGCAAGTCAGCAGTAGATATCTGTTCGTATCATCAAGAAGAAATAGAAAGCATCGCTCGTCTAGCTTTTAAAACAGCTAAACAACGTAATAATAAAGTGACACTTATAGATAAAGCAAACGTATTAGAGACTTCTAGACTCTGGAGAAAAGTAGTGAAGACTATTGCTATGGAGTTCCCAGAAGTTGAATTAGACTTTATGTTTGTAGATAACGCAGCTATGCAATTAATCTTAAACCCAAAACAGTTTGACGTTATTCTAACAGAAAATATGTTTGGAGACATTATTTCTGATGAGGCTAGTGTTATCGGTGGCTCTATTGGATTATTGCCTTCTGCATCTATCGGAGAAGAAAGCGCTTTATTTGAGCCTATTCACGGTTCTTATCCACAGGCAAAAGGACTAGGAATCGCTAATCCTATTGCTTCTATATTAAGCGGAGCTATGATGCTAGAACATTTAGGCGAACACGAAGCTGCTGAAGCTATAGAGGATGCAGTACTACACTGTATCAATGCAGGTGTATTAACTACTGACTTAGACAAGACTTCTAAATTTATTACATCTGATATCGGTGACTATATCTGTAATCATATTCGATACAGAACAGGATATAGATATAAAGATAATATCCCATATCACAAATCAACGATTATATAA
- the leuD gene encoding 3-isopropylmalate dehydratase small subunit: MQALTKITSTATPLAIENIDTDQIIPARFLKSINREGFGDNLFRDWRYNNDGSEKKDFSLNNPKYAGEILIAGNNFGCGSSREHAAWALSDYGFKVIVSSYFADIFKTNALNNGVLPIMVSKEYLSYLFNEVQNNPNIQIDVDVEQQSITVNNQKEHYELDPYKKICLLNGYDDIDFLIAKKDAIKSFEQTKSY; the protein is encoded by the coding sequence ATGCAAGCCTTAACTAAGATAACATCTACCGCTACTCCATTAGCTATAGAGAATATAGATACAGATCAGATCATACCTGCTCGTTTCTTAAAAAGTATAAACAGAGAAGGCTTCGGTGATAATCTATTTAGAGACTGGAGATATAATAATGATGGTAGTGAGAAAAAAGACTTCTCTCTAAATAACCCTAAATACGCTGGTGAGATATTAATCGCTGGTAATAATTTTGGGTGTGGGAGTAGTAGAGAACACGCAGCATGGGCTTTATCTGATTATGGTTTTAAGGTCATTGTGAGTAGTTACTTTGCGGATATCTTTAAAACAAACGCCTTAAACAATGGTGTACTTCCTATTATGGTGAGTAAGGAGTATCTCTCTTACTTATTTAATGAAGTACAAAACAATCCTAATATACAGATAGATGTAGATGTGGAACAACAGTCTATTACAGTCAATAATCAAAAAGAGCACTATGAACTAGATCCGTATAAAAAGATCTGTTTGCTAAATGGATATGATGACATAGACTTCTTAATTGCTAAAAAGGATGCAATAAAATCCTTTGAACAAACTAAATCGTACTAG
- the leuC gene encoding 3-isopropylmalate dehydratase large subunit produces the protein MSKTPKTLFDKVWDAHVVESIENGPDILYIDKHLIHEVTSPQAFDELKKRDIPVFRPQQIIATVDHNVPTLNQELPIKDPLSKQQVEQLAINCKENNITYYDLGHPYQGIVHIIAPELGITQPGMSMVCGDSHTSTHGAFGTIAFGIGTSQVAQVFASQCILMNKPKTMRITVSGKLNAHVQPKDVILYIISQVGTDAGTGYFCEYAGNVFEEMSMEGRMTVCNMSIEMGARGGMIAPDQTTFDYVKDKTFAPQGEEWNQKVAYWQTLPTDKDAQFDFEYHFNAEDIKPMITYGTNPSMGIDIDTFIPFNKNESEEKALNYMGLLPGQAIDTIPIKHVFIGSCTNARIEDFRVAASYIQGKQISKDINALIVPGSQKVVAQIKEEGLDIVFQEAGFIIRQPGCSACLAMNEDKIPSGEFCVSTSNRNFEGRQGQGARTLLASPLTAAIVAVEGKITYSKMNEYASLN, from the coding sequence ATGAGTAAAACACCAAAAACATTATTTGACAAGGTATGGGATGCCCATGTCGTAGAAAGTATTGAGAACGGTCCGGATATATTATATATAGATAAACATCTAATTCATGAGGTAACGAGTCCACAAGCCTTTGATGAACTAAAGAAGAGAGATATTCCTGTCTTTAGACCACAACAAATCATCGCTACAGTGGATCACAATGTACCAACTCTAAATCAAGAATTACCCATTAAAGATCCTTTATCAAAACAGCAAGTAGAACAATTAGCAATTAACTGTAAGGAAAACAACATTACTTACTATGATTTAGGACATCCATACCAAGGGATAGTGCATATTATCGCACCCGAACTTGGTATTACTCAGCCAGGTATGAGTATGGTCTGTGGAGACAGTCATACTTCTACTCATGGCGCATTCGGAACTATTGCATTTGGTATCGGGACGAGCCAAGTAGCGCAAGTATTCGCTAGTCAATGTATCTTAATGAATAAGCCTAAGACTATGCGTATCACCGTAAGTGGTAAACTTAATGCTCACGTACAGCCAAAAGATGTGATCTTATATATCATCTCTCAGGTAGGTACAGATGCGGGTACAGGGTACTTCTGTGAATATGCTGGTAACGTATTTGAAGAGATGAGTATGGAAGGAAGAATGACTGTCTGTAATATGAGTATAGAGATGGGAGCACGTGGAGGAATGATAGCTCCTGACCAAACTACTTTTGACTATGTAAAAGACAAAACCTTTGCTCCTCAAGGAGAAGAATGGAATCAAAAAGTAGCATATTGGCAGACATTACCAACAGATAAAGATGCACAATTTGACTTTGAATATCACTTCAATGCAGAAGATATCAAGCCAATGATTACTTATGGTACTAACCCAAGTATGGGAATAGACATAGATACGTTCATTCCATTCAATAAAAATGAATCAGAAGAGAAAGCTCTTAATTATATGGGATTATTACCAGGTCAGGCTATTGATACGATACCGATTAAACACGTATTTATAGGTAGTTGTACGAATGCTAGAATAGAAGACTTTAGAGTAGCTGCTTCTTATATTCAAGGGAAGCAAATCTCTAAAGACATCAATGCTCTAATAGTACCTGGTTCACAAAAAGTAGTCGCTCAGATAAAAGAAGAAGGACTAGATATAGTGTTCCAAGAAGCTGGTTTTATTATTAGACAACCAGGCTGCTCTGCCTGTCTAGCGATGAATGAAGACAAGATACCATCAGGCGAATTCTGTGTTTCTACTTCGAATAGAAACTTCGAAGGAAGACAAGGACAAGGAGCTCGTACCTTATTAGCAAGCCCATTAACAGCAGCTATCGTAGCTGTAGAAGGAAAGATTACTTACTCTAAAATGAATGAATATGCAAGCCTTAACTAA
- a CDS encoding 2-isopropylmalate synthase — MKTEKIEIFDTTLRDGEQVPGCKLDKQQKLAIAQQLDELGVDVIEAGFPISSPGDFEAVQAISKIVKNAKICALTRANTKDIDSAAKALEFAQKPRIHTGIGTSDSHIKYKFNSTQEAIIDRAAEAVAYAKKYVHDVEFYAEDAGRTDNVYLAKVCEAVIQAGVTVINIPDTTGYCLPTDYGNKIKYLRDHVKGIENVILSCHCHNDLGMATANSIAGIINGARQIECTINGIGERAGNTALEEVVMILKQHENLGFHTDINTTMLNHLSQLTSSTMGMVVQPNKAIVGANAFAHSSGIHQDGVIKRRDTYEIIDPKDVGVDASSIILTARSGRSALAYRFKNIGYDVTKTELDTLYEYFLGVADTKKEVTEVDLFAIMNMYTQNQIIKHA, encoded by the coding sequence ATGAAAACTGAAAAGATTGAGATTTTTGACACCACATTAAGAGACGGAGAACAAGTACCTGGTTGTAAACTAGATAAACAACAAAAGTTGGCTATTGCTCAGCAACTCGATGAATTAGGTGTTGATGTGATTGAGGCAGGTTTTCCTATTTCTAGTCCTGGTGACTTTGAGGCTGTTCAGGCGATTAGTAAAATCGTTAAAAACGCTAAAATATGTGCACTTACTCGTGCGAATACGAAAGATATAGATTCGGCAGCTAAGGCATTAGAGTTTGCACAAAAACCAAGAATACACACAGGTATCGGTACATCTGACTCACATATAAAATACAAGTTTAACTCAACACAAGAGGCTATTATAGATCGTGCTGCAGAAGCTGTAGCCTATGCTAAAAAGTATGTGCACGATGTAGAGTTCTACGCTGAGGATGCTGGTAGAACTGATAATGTTTATCTAGCGAAAGTCTGTGAAGCAGTAATCCAAGCAGGTGTGACAGTGATCAATATCCCTGATACTACGGGATACTGTCTACCTACAGATTATGGAAACAAAATAAAGTACTTAAGAGATCATGTCAAAGGAATAGAGAACGTCATCTTATCATGTCACTGTCACAATGATCTAGGTATGGCTACTGCTAATTCTATCGCTGGAATAATCAATGGGGCTAGACAGATCGAATGTACAATCAACGGTATAGGTGAACGTGCAGGTAATACCGCTTTAGAGGAAGTGGTCATGATCTTAAAACAACATGAGAATTTAGGCTTTCATACCGATATTAATACAACGATGTTAAATCATTTAAGTCAGCTGACTTCTTCTACGATGGGAATGGTAGTCCAACCGAATAAAGCTATTGTAGGTGCGAATGCCTTTGCTCACAGTTCTGGTATTCATCAAGATGGAGTGATTAAACGAAGAGACACTTATGAGATTATAGACCCTAAAGATGTGGGTGTAGACGCTTCTTCTATCATTCTAACGGCGCGTAGTGGTAGATCAGCCTTAGCGTACCGCTTCAAGAATATCGGATATGACGTTACTAAAACCGAATTAGATACTTTATACGAATATTTCTTAGGCGTAGCAGATACTAAAAAAGAAGTAACCGAAGTAGACTTATTTGCCATTATGAATATGTACACACAGAACCAGATTATTAAACACGCCTAA
- a CDS encoding acyl-CoA thioesterase, protein MLIEAEIEERKSKAITSVFKVVFPDTTNHHNTMFGGRVIMMMTETAFMTATRFCRKNFVIVSSDKIDFRKPIPAGSLVEMVGEVESIGNTSIRIRVNVYREKMREDERIQVVTGVFTLVALNDNFKPISILD, encoded by the coding sequence ATGTTAATAGAAGCAGAGATAGAAGAACGAAAATCGAAGGCAATCACTAGTGTCTTTAAGGTAGTATTCCCAGATACTACTAATCATCATAATACCATGTTCGGTGGACGAGTAATCATGATGATGACAGAGACAGCATTTATGACTGCTACTCGTTTTTGTAGAAAGAACTTTGTGATTGTTAGTAGTGATAAGATTGACTTCAGAAAGCCGATACCAGCTGGCTCATTAGTAGAGATGGTAGGTGAGGTAGAGTCTATCGGGAATACGAGTATTCGCATCCGTGTCAATGTGTACAGAGAGAAGATGAGAGAGGATGAACGCATCCAAGTAGTGACAGGAGTATTTACGCTCGTAGCATTAAATGATAATTTCAAACCGATATCTATATTAGACTAG
- a CDS encoding 4Fe-4S dicluster domain-containing protein: MAIIITDECINCGACEPECPNTAIYEGADDWRYKDGTALTGKVVLPDGTEVDAESAQEPVSDEFYYIVPSKCTECKGFHEEPQCAAVCPVDCCIPDDNHVESEETLLQRQAFLHKH, from the coding sequence ATGGCAATCATTATAACAGACGAATGCATAAATTGTGGAGCTTGCGAACCTGAATGTCCTAACACAGCGATATATGAAGGAGCAGATGACTGGAGATATAAAGACGGTACAGCCTTAACAGGTAAGGTAGTTTTACCTGACGGTACTGAAGTTGATGCTGAATCAGCTCAAGAGCCAGTGTCTGATGAGTTCTACTACATCGTACCTTCTAAGTGTACAGAGTGTAAAGGATTCCACGAAGAGCCTCAGTGTGCGGCAGTTTGTCCTGTAGATTGTTGTATTCCTGACGACAACCATGTTGAAAGCGAAGAAACTCTTTTACAAAGACAAGCATTCTTGCATAAGCACTAA
- a CDS encoding acyl-CoA reductase, whose translation MNLDVKKNAFVKLGQFLSQFAANEFVKNNDVCHNDEFFSKFEELIHSSVNYNGWFTLEQVVISINSWASALTQDNLDKWTSKYDFSTEPNKRVGLILAGNIPLVGFHDFISVLISGNIAKVKMSSNDQKLLPFLTSYLVAVEPGFASRFDFIEGKMEGFDAVIATGSNNTARYFDYYFNSVPNIIRKNRNSVAVLDGTESHEDMVALGKDVFTYYGLGCRNVSKIFVPEGYVFDSFYQGMFEYKDVIEYEKYSNNYDYNKAVFLMSEFKILDNGFLTVKEDKGYASPISSVFYEYYTDINEVKARLAEDADKIQCIVSNNLVDGSIAFGQTQEPQLWDYADNVDTIAFLLGL comes from the coding sequence ATGAATTTAGATGTTAAAAAAAATGCATTTGTTAAGTTAGGTCAATTTTTGAGCCAATTCGCTGCAAATGAATTTGTAAAAAACAATGATGTATGTCATAATGATGAATTTTTTTCAAAGTTTGAAGAGCTGATTCACAGCTCAGTAAACTATAATGGATGGTTCACATTAGAACAAGTAGTGATCTCGATCAACTCTTGGGCAAGTGCGTTGACACAAGATAATTTAGATAAGTGGACTTCAAAATATGATTTTTCTACTGAGCCTAATAAGCGCGTAGGATTGATTTTAGCAGGTAATATTCCTTTAGTAGGATTTCACGATTTTATTAGTGTATTGATTTCGGGTAATATCGCTAAGGTAAAAATGTCTTCTAATGACCAGAAATTACTTCCTTTTTTAACTTCTTACTTAGTAGCTGTAGAACCTGGATTTGCTAGTCGTTTTGACTTTATTGAAGGGAAGATGGAAGGATTTGATGCAGTGATAGCTACAGGAAGTAATAATACAGCTCGTTATTTTGATTATTACTTTAATAGTGTACCTAATATTATACGCAAGAATAGAAACTCTGTTGCTGTGCTAGATGGTACAGAAAGTCATGAAGACATGGTGGCTTTAGGTAAAGATGTGTTTACATACTACGGCTTAGGATGTCGTAATGTATCTAAGATATTCGTGCCAGAAGGGTATGTGTTTGATAGTTTTTATCAAGGTATGTTTGAGTACAAAGATGTTATCGAATATGAAAAGTATTCTAATAACTATGATTATAATAAAGCTGTATTCTTAATGAGTGAGTTTAAGATTCTAGATAATGGTTTCTTAACTGTAAAAGAAGATAAAGGATATGCTTCACCTATATCGTCTGTATTCTATGAATATTATACTGATATTAATGAGGTAAAAGCAAGATTAGCTGAGGATGCAGATAAGATACAATGTATCGTGTCTAATAATCTAGTAGACGGCAGTATTGCTTTTGGACAGACACAAGAACCACAGTTATGGGATTATGCTGATAATGTGGATACAATAGCGTTTTTGTTAGGATTGTAG
- the serC gene encoding 3-phosphoserine/phosphohydroxythreonine transaminase codes for MIKVHNFCAGPCLLPDEVYKGAADAVLDFNGSGLSILSISHRSKEFIAVLEEAQYLALSLLGLEGKGYSALFLQGGASMEFLRVPYNLMQTRAGYIDTGNWSSKAITQAEAFGQVEVLASSKDRKYVYIPEDIVIPSGLDYVHYTSNNTIYGTQFNDVPKADCPIVCDMSSDIYSRVYDCDKIDLIYAGAQKNIGPAGLSVVLVKDSILGKSGRMIPQMMDYAEHIDKGSLYHTANVFAIYTSLLNLRWLQHLGGVEAIEKINIQKAATLYRAIDELDYVVGLADVAYRSRMNVTFDFKEETMKSVFDTLCMEANITNIKGHRVAGGYRASLYNALKQESVDALVEVLHTMKSKI; via the coding sequence ATGATTAAAGTACATAATTTCTGTGCAGGCCCATGTCTATTACCAGATGAGGTATATAAAGGAGCTGCTGATGCTGTATTGGATTTTAATGGGAGTGGATTATCTATACTTTCGATTTCTCATCGCAGTAAGGAGTTTATAGCTGTACTAGAAGAAGCACAGTATTTGGCTTTGTCTCTGTTGGGACTAGAAGGGAAGGGGTATTCAGCTCTATTCTTACAAGGAGGAGCAAGTATGGAATTCTTAAGAGTTCCATATAATCTAATGCAGACAAGAGCAGGATATATTGATACTGGTAATTGGTCTTCTAAAGCTATAACACAGGCAGAAGCGTTCGGTCAAGTAGAGGTATTAGCCTCTTCTAAGGATAGAAAGTATGTTTATATTCCAGAAGATATCGTTATTCCTTCAGGGCTAGATTATGTGCATTACACCTCTAATAATACAATCTATGGTACACAGTTTAACGATGTGCCTAAGGCAGACTGTCCGATAGTCTGTGATATGAGTTCGGATATTTATTCGAGAGTGTATGACTGTGATAAAATTGACCTAATCTATGCTGGAGCACAAAAGAATATAGGCCCTGCAGGATTAAGTGTTGTTTTAGTAAAAGATAGTATTCTTGGTAAGTCAGGTCGCATGATACCTCAAATGATGGATTATGCAGAGCATATCGATAAAGGTAGTTTATATCACACAGCTAATGTGTTTGCTATTTATACGAGTTTATTAAACTTGAGATGGTTACAGCATCTAGGTGGTGTAGAGGCTATCGAAAAGATTAATATTCAAAAAGCAGCTACTCTGTATCGTGCTATAGATGAGTTAGATTATGTAGTAGGGCTAGCTGATGTAGCATATCGTTCAAGGATGAATGTGACTTTTGATTTTAAAGAAGAGACAATGAAAAGCGTTTTCGATACATTATGTATGGAGGCGAATATCACGAATATAAAAGGTCATCGAGTAGCTGGAGGATATCGTGCTTCGCTATACAATGCCTTGAAGCAAGAGAGTGTGGATGCTCTAGTAGAAGTGTTACATACGATGAAATCAAAGATTTAA